The following are encoded together in the Erwinia sp. E602 genome:
- the ubiF gene encoding 3-demethoxyubiquinol 3-hydroxylase: protein MTENKHKVDVAIVGGGMVGAALASGLAQQGFSVAVLEQREPAAFDAASNPDVRISAIGAASVALLRQLGVWPDVLAMRAVPYRQLETWEWQSAKVAFDAASLGLPELGYMVENSVLQRALWQRLQQQPVQLLCPAQLQDLQPVNGGWRLTLADGEALDARLVVGADGANSQVRQLAGIGVHGWNYAQSCMLISVRGGQDAGDTTWQQFTPQGPRAFLPLFDRWASLVWYDSPARIRQLQAMPLAQLQKEIQAHFPPRLGPVEVAGRGAFPLVRRHASRYVLPGLALVGDAAHTINPLAGQGVNLGYRDVDALTGVLCDSRSRAEDWASEAVLQRYQRKRRLDNQLMQSGMDLFYFAFSTPAGPLKVLRNLGLLAAENSGVLKRQALRYALGL from the coding sequence ATGACAGAGAATAAGCATAAGGTGGACGTTGCCATCGTCGGTGGCGGCATGGTCGGCGCGGCGCTGGCCAGCGGGCTGGCGCAACAGGGCTTTAGCGTGGCGGTGCTGGAACAGCGTGAACCCGCCGCGTTTGACGCCGCCAGCAACCCGGACGTGCGCATTTCCGCCATTGGCGCAGCGTCGGTGGCGCTGCTCAGGCAGCTCGGCGTCTGGCCGGACGTGCTGGCCATGCGCGCGGTTCCCTACCGTCAGCTGGAGACCTGGGAGTGGCAGAGCGCAAAAGTGGCGTTTGATGCTGCCTCGCTGGGGCTGCCTGAGCTGGGCTATATGGTCGAGAACAGCGTGCTGCAGCGCGCCCTGTGGCAGCGCCTGCAGCAGCAGCCGGTGCAACTGCTGTGCCCGGCGCAGCTGCAGGATCTGCAGCCGGTTAACGGCGGCTGGCGCTTAACGCTGGCGGACGGTGAGGCGCTGGACGCGCGGCTGGTGGTGGGGGCCGACGGGGCCAATTCACAGGTGCGGCAGCTGGCGGGGATTGGCGTGCACGGCTGGAACTATGCTCAGTCCTGCATGCTGATCAGCGTACGCGGCGGGCAGGACGCCGGTGATACCACCTGGCAGCAGTTTACCCCGCAGGGGCCGCGAGCCTTCCTGCCGCTGTTTGACCGCTGGGCGTCGCTGGTGTGGTACGACAGCCCGGCGCGTATCCGCCAGCTGCAGGCGATGCCGCTGGCACAGCTGCAAAAAGAGATTCAGGCGCACTTCCCGCCGCGCCTCGGGCCGGTGGAGGTGGCAGGCCGCGGGGCCTTCCCGCTGGTGCGTCGCCACGCCTCACGCTATGTGCTGCCGGGGCTGGCGCTGGTTGGCGATGCGGCGCATACCATCAACCCGCTGGCCGGGCAGGGGGTTAACCTCGGTTACCGCGACGTGGATGCGCTGACTGGGGTGTTATGTGACTCACGCTCGCGGGCGGAGGACTGGGCGTCCGAAGCGGTACTGCAGCGTTACCAGCGCAAACGGCGGCTGGACAACCAGCTGATGCAGAGCGGCATGGATCTGTTCTACTTTGCCTTCAGCACCCCGGCCGGGCCGTTAAAGGTGCTGCGCAACCTTGGGCTGCTGGCCGCCGAGAACTCTGGCGTGCTGAAACGTCAGGCGCTGCGCTACGCGCTGGGCCTGTAG
- the miaB gene encoding tRNA (N6-isopentenyl adenosine(37)-C2)-methylthiotransferase MiaB: MTKKLHIKTWGCQMNEYDSSKMADLLNSTHGYTLTDEAEDADVLLLNTCSIREKAQEKVFALLGRWRKLKEARPDLIIGVGGCVASQEGDKLRQRASCVDIVFGPQTLHRLPEMINRVRGSNSPVVDVSFPEIEKFDRLPEPRADGPSAFVSIMEGCNKYCTFCVVPYTRGEEVSRPSDDVLFEIAQLAAQGVREVNLLGQNVNAYRGATFDGGICSFAELLRLVAAIDGIDRIRFTTSHPIEFSDDIIAVYGDTPELVSFLHLPLQSGADRILTLMKRAHTALEYKAIIRKLRAVRPDIQISSDFIIGFPGETQADFEQTMKLVGEINFDTSYSFIYSSRPGTPAADLPDDVSDDEKKQRLYILQDRLNQQVLAWNRRMLGSVQRILVEGISRKNVMELSGRTENNRVVNFEGSPEHIGKFVDVEIVDVYANSLRGIFLRGEEQMGLRLSETPAAVIARTRKENELGVGLHQP; the protein is encoded by the coding sequence ATGACAAAAAAACTGCATATCAAAACCTGGGGCTGTCAGATGAATGAGTATGACTCATCCAAAATGGCTGACCTGTTAAACAGCACCCACGGTTACACCCTGACCGACGAGGCGGAAGACGCCGACGTGCTGCTGCTTAACACCTGTTCTATTCGCGAAAAGGCCCAGGAAAAAGTTTTTGCGCTGCTTGGCCGCTGGCGCAAGCTGAAAGAAGCGCGCCCCGACCTGATTATCGGCGTCGGCGGCTGCGTGGCCTCGCAGGAGGGTGACAAGCTGCGCCAGCGCGCCAGCTGCGTGGATATCGTCTTTGGCCCGCAAACGCTGCACCGCCTGCCGGAGATGATCAACCGCGTACGCGGCAGCAACAGCCCGGTGGTCGACGTCAGTTTTCCGGAGATCGAGAAGTTTGATCGCCTGCCGGAGCCGCGCGCCGATGGCCCGAGCGCCTTCGTGTCGATCATGGAAGGCTGTAACAAATACTGCACCTTCTGCGTAGTGCCCTACACCCGTGGCGAAGAGGTCAGCCGCCCGTCGGACGACGTTTTATTTGAAATTGCGCAGCTGGCGGCGCAGGGCGTGCGTGAAGTCAATCTGCTCGGGCAGAACGTAAATGCGTACCGCGGTGCCACCTTCGACGGCGGCATCTGCTCGTTTGCCGAACTGCTGCGGCTGGTGGCGGCGATCGACGGCATCGACCGCATTCGCTTCACCACCAGCCACCCGATCGAGTTCAGCGACGATATCATCGCGGTCTATGGCGATACGCCGGAGCTGGTCAGCTTCCTGCACCTGCCGCTGCAGAGCGGCGCGGACCGCATTCTGACGCTGATGAAACGCGCCCACACCGCGCTGGAGTATAAGGCCATCATCCGCAAACTGCGGGCGGTCCGCCCGGATATTCAGATCAGTTCGGACTTTATTATCGGCTTCCCGGGCGAGACCCAGGCCGATTTCGAGCAGACCATGAAGCTGGTCGGCGAGATCAACTTCGATACCAGCTACAGCTTTATCTACTCATCCCGCCCCGGCACCCCAGCGGCCGACCTGCCGGACGACGTCTCTGACGACGAGAAGAAGCAGCGCCTGTATATCCTGCAGGACCGCCTCAATCAGCAGGTGCTGGCCTGGAACCGACGGATGCTCGGCAGCGTACAGCGGATTCTGGTCGAGGGCATCTCGCGTAAAAACGTGATGGAGCTTTCCGGTCGCACCGAGAATAACCGCGTGGTCAACTTTGAAGGCAGCCCGGAGCACATCGGTAAGTTTGTCGACGTGGAGATTGTCGACGTCTACGCCAACTCGCTGCGCGGCATCTTCCTGCGCGGTGAGGAACAGATGGGGCTGCGGCTTAGCGAAACGCCGGCCGCGGTGATTGCCCGTACCCGTAAGGAAAACGAGCTCGGCGTGGGCCTTCACCAGCCCTGA